In one Candidatus Pelagibacter sp. HTCC7211 genomic region, the following are encoded:
- the rplD gene encoding 50S ribosomal protein L4, producing the protein MKLEKFSIDGKKDTIEVLDKIFSAKINSKLVSSVLYKTNANYKGRHAKTKQQNEVSGPTSKIYAQKGTGGARHASRKAPIFVGGGIAHGPKGELAYKKRKLNKNEKKLSVASLITEKNKHKNLLILNDFSSEIKKTKEMNAIIQKLEISNSLIILDKSSKEKIEKSARNIPNVKVTDVNHFSSYDIIKFKKVVFTESSVKELEKRYS; encoded by the coding sequence ATGAAATTAGAAAAATTTAGCATTGATGGAAAAAAAGATACTATAGAAGTATTAGATAAAATTTTTTCAGCAAAAATTAACAGCAAACTTGTAAGTAGCGTTTTGTATAAAACAAATGCAAATTACAAAGGTAGACATGCGAAAACAAAACAACAAAATGAAGTTAGCGGACCAACATCTAAAATTTATGCACAAAAAGGCACAGGTGGAGCAAGACACGCAAGTAGAAAAGCACCTATCTTTGTAGGTGGTGGTATTGCTCATGGTCCTAAAGGTGAACTTGCTTATAAAAAAAGAAAATTAAACAAAAATGAAAAAAAATTAAGCGTTGCTTCTCTTATAACAGAAAAAAATAAACATAAAAATTTATTGATATTAAATGATTTTAGTTCTGAAATAAAAAAGACTAAAGAAATGAATGCTATCATCCAAAAATTAGAGATATCTAACTCATTAATTATATTAGACAAATCATCCAAAGAAAAAATTGAAAAATCAGCAAGAAATATTCCTAATGTTAAAGTGACTGATGTAAATCATTTTAGCTCGTATGACATAATTAAATTCAAAAAAGTTGTTTTCACAGAAAGCTCTGTAAAAGAATTGGAAAAGAGATATTCGTAA
- the rplW gene encoding 50S ribosomal protein L23: protein MDKIHLYDKIISPMVTEKSTNLSEQNKVVFKVPAGADKVNLKKNIEKIFKVNVTKINIINKQNRTKITRGKKVKVSGFKKAIITLKKGQSIDLTTGI from the coding sequence ATGGACAAAATACACTTATACGACAAAATAATTTCACCAATGGTAACTGAAAAATCAACTAATTTATCAGAACAAAATAAAGTAGTTTTTAAAGTTCCAGCAGGCGCAGATAAAGTAAATTTAAAAAAAAATATTGAAAAAATTTTCAAAGTTAATGTTACTAAAATTAATATAATTAATAAGCAAAACAGAACAAAAATTACTAGAGGAAAAAAAGTAAAAGTATCTGGTTTCAAAAAAGCAATAATAACTCTTAAAAAAGGTCAAAGTATTGATCTAACAACAGGAATTTAA